The genomic DNA TTATCTTGAAACACAAATGGCAGATCATGGCTACAAATTTGTCAATGCAGGCGAAATCCATATAGAGCCAATTGGTATCTATTCAAAAGAATATAAATCACTTGAAGAGCTTCCAGAGGGTGCACTGGTCTTGATTAGTAATTCAGTAGCTGATCATGGGCGCGTACTTGGGTTGCTTGAAGCGAAAGGGCTTATCAAGCTAGCTGAGGGCATTGATAAAACGAAAGCTGAAGTAAAAGATATTGTTGAGAATCCAAAAAATCTACAATTTGATGCGAAAAATGATCCGGCAATTTTGCCACAGTTTTTCAATCAAGGTGAAGGTGATATAGTTCTCATTAACACGAACTTCGCAATCGATGCAGGTTTAAACCCACTTGAAGATGCAATCGAAATGGAAGATTCGGCGGAATCACCGTACTTGAATATCATCGCTGTACGTGAAGGCGATGAAAATAACGCTGAAATTAAAGCGTTGGTTGAAGTATTGAAATCACAAGAAATCCAAGATTATATCCTTGAAGAATGGAATGGCGAAATCGTGCCAGTTAAATAAATGGAGTGGAAGCCTCATCGATCATTAATGGTCGATGGGCTTCTTTTTTTGTGGAGAGGAATTTGTAGGCGCGCAATGACTTTGTTGAACCGCGCAAAGCCGCCGTCGGAGCGCGCAATGTCGTTGGCGAACCGCGCAAAGTAGCCGTCGAAGCGCGCAATGTCGTTGGCGAACCGCGCAAAGTAGCCGTCGAAGCGCGCAATGTCGTTGGCGAACCGCGCAAAGTAGCCGTCGAAGCGCGCAATGTCGTTGGCGAACCGCGCAAAGTAGCCGTCGAAGCGCGCAATGTCGTTGGCGAACCGCGCAAAGTAGCCGTCGAAGCGCGCAATGTCGTTGGCGAACCGCGCAAAGTAGCCGTCGGAGCGCGCAATGTCGTTGGCGAACCGCGCAAAGTAGCTGTCGAAGCACGCAATGTCGTTGGCGAACCGCGCAAAGTAGCCGTCGAAGCGCGCAATGTCGTTGGCGAAGCGCGCAAAATAGCCGTCGAAGCGCGCAAAGTAGCTGTCGAAGCACGCAAAGTTTCCATCAAACCGCGCATATCATATCGTTTTCCCTCCATGGACATAGTCCCTCCTAGCGAAGGAACGATTTTATATTTTAATAACATAATATTTAATGAATTACGTCTATTACAAATGTGCGCGCAGAGTGGAAAAAGGGGTTCACATCGCTAAAATGTTGTGGTATTGTATTATTAACTTATAAAAACAAATGTTCATTTGAGGAGGACATATACATGAAGCTCAAAATAGGTCTGATCTGGCGTATTGTCATTGCGATTGGACTAGCAGTCGGACTGGGAGTACTTATTCCGAAAATTAGTGAAGGATTTGCAGAATGGTTTGTTGGCCTAGCAGCCACGTTCAATATGATTTTCGGTGGCTTCTTAAACTTTATCGTTCCACTGATCATTATTGGTTTTATCGCACCAGGGATTGCGAAGCTTGGAAAGGGATCGGGTAAATTACTTGGTCTTGCGACAGCTTTTGCTTATATCTCAACAATCGCAGCGGGGATTCTCGCATTCTTCGTCGCATCGACAGTATTGCCTGGATTGATCAGCAGTGTTGGGGATGGCAATATTGAAAAAACAGGAAGAGCAGCTGTTGGTGCATTCTTCGAACTTGAAATGACACCAATTATGGGTGTCATGTCGGCACTACTTTTAGCTTTCGTCTTAGGAATTGGAATGGCTTCCATCGGTAGTAAATCTATGGTTGCGGTTTTCGATGAGTTCAATGTGCTCATTGAAAAAGTGATTTCGTTCGTCATTATTCCATTACTACCATTCCACATTTTCGGGATCTTCCTGAACATGACATATAGCGGCGAGGTTGCGAAAGTGCTATCTGTCTTCGCAATGGTATTCGTTATGATCATCATCCTGCATCTTGTGATGTTGACGCTGCAATACACAGTTGCAGGTACACTGTCGAAGAAAAACCCGTTCAGTTTGATGAAAACAATGTCACCTGCGTACTTCACAGCACTTGGGACACAATCATCTGCTGCAACAATTCCAATTACACTAAGACAGGCACGTCAAACAGGTGCTTCGGAGAAAGTAACAGATTTTACAGTTCCATTGTTCGCAACGATTCACTTATCGGGCAGTACGATTACACTTGTATCCTGTTCAATCGGTGTCATGCTGATGAATGGTATGCCAATTGAATTTGGTGCCTACTTACCGTTCATCTTCATGCTTGGTGTAACGATGATTGCGGCGCCAGGCGTTCCAGGTGGAGCGGTAATGGCAGCGGTTGGATTACTAGGCACAATGCTTGGTTTCGACGAAGCAATGGTCGCGCTGATGATTGCTTTATACATGGCGCAAGATAGCTTCGGAACAGCAACA from Sporosarcina sp. FSL K6-1522 includes the following:
- a CDS encoding MetQ/NlpA family ABC transporter substrate-binding protein gives rise to the protein MKKLLTGILLAVLVLALAACGTKDEGKKDSQTSGDGKGDTGSEVTELKIGASNTPHAIILEKVKPLLKEKGVELKIEKYQDYILPNQDLESGEIDANYFQHIPYLETQMADHGYKFVNAGEIHIEPIGIYSKEYKSLEELPEGALVLISNSVADHGRVLGLLEAKGLIKLAEGIDKTKAEVKDIVENPKNLQFDAKNDPAILPQFFNQGEGDIVLINTNFAIDAGLNPLEDAIEMEDSAESPYLNIIAVREGDENNAEIKALVEVLKSQEIQDYILEEWNGEIVPVK
- a CDS encoding dicarboxylate/amino acid:cation symporter, whose product is MKLKIGLIWRIVIAIGLAVGLGVLIPKISEGFAEWFVGLAATFNMIFGGFLNFIVPLIIIGFIAPGIAKLGKGSGKLLGLATAFAYISTIAAGILAFFVASTVLPGLISSVGDGNIEKTGRAAVGAFFELEMTPIMGVMSALLLAFVLGIGMASIGSKSMVAVFDEFNVLIEKVISFVIIPLLPFHIFGIFLNMTYSGEVAKVLSVFAMVFVMIIILHLVMLTLQYTVAGTLSKKNPFSLMKTMSPAYFTALGTQSSAATIPITLRQARQTGASEKVTDFTVPLFATIHLSGSTITLVSCSIGVMLMNGMPIEFGAYLPFIFMLGVTMIAAPGVPGGAVMAAVGLLGTMLGFDEAMVALMIALYMAQDSFGTATNVTGDGALAIMVDRFTKKEV